The DNA window CGTTCGCTGAAACGGTGTCCGCCGGAGTTGCGTCCGGTAAGATTGTTCCTGTTGAAGCTGTTTTTGTTGAGAACCGGGACGATGAAGAATAGTCATCTGCTGCTCCCTTGTTAAATACATGCAAAATTAAATACATTTGAAATAATCGAAGGGTTCCAGGCATTGTCGGCAGCGATAAAGCGCTTTGCAGGCGGTGGAACCGAATTCACTGATTTTTTCCGTCTCATGACTGCTACAACGGGGGCAGATGATGGATTCTGTATCTGCCGGTTTCTCACAGGCTGAGCCTTGCGGCGGCGCGATACCGGATTCACGTAAACGTTGTCTGGCATCTGCATTCATCCAGTCAGTTGTCCATGCCGGACTCAGACTCACATCGACATGCACTGGCGAGAACCCTGACTGAGTCAGTGTTGTGTGGATTTCATTGACCAGAAATTCTGTCGCCGGGCAGCCTGAATAAGTCGGGGTGAATATCACCTGCCAGCCTGTTTGACCGGCTTGCTCAGTGTGGAAAGGCAGAACAGCCCGTACCATACCGAGGTCGGTAATAGATAGTGTTGGCAATTCTGGATCGGCAATCTGATGTAAACACTGCCAGATCTGATGGACTTCCGGCTGCTGCAATACTATTAGTTGCAACGTATTTAGTTGCAACGTATTTAATTGCAACGTATTGAATTGCTGTTCCATCACTTTCCCCTAATCTCATTGAGTCTGGTTATCGGATTTAGTTATCAGCCCCAGTTACCAGTTACAGTCTGGGTAAGTCCGTTGCAAAAACTGCATTTCTGCCAGTATGTAACCCAAATGTTCTGTATGTTGCCCTTGTTTGCCACCCTGTCGATAAGGTATTTCCTGTGGTATGTCTAACGTGGCTTGCGCAAAGGTCTCTTTGACGATTTGTTGCCACGGCTCATATAGTGTGCGGGGATCGATGGCAATTCCGACCTCAGCAAGCTGTTGTTCCACTTCATCACAGTGGAAGAGTTCGCCGGTAAAGCGCCACAATTGATTGACAGAGTCTTGCATTTTCTCGTGGCTTTGTTCTGTGCCATCTCCCAGACGGATCATCCAGCCACGGCTGAAACGCAGGTGATATTCCACTTCCTTCAATGATTTATTGCTGATGGCGGCTAACTGAGAGTCCTGACTCTGCCCTAATGCCTGATAAAGTAAGACGTGATAGGCATCAATGAAAAACTGGCGTGCCAACGTATCGTTAAAGCCACCATTAGGTTGCTCCACCAGCAAAAGATTGCGGAATTCTCGTTCCTCACGACCAAAAGCCAGTTTATCTTCATCAACATCTGTCCCGTGATTTGTTCCGTAAAGCGTGGCGGCATAACTGAGAAAGTTACGTGCCTGCCCCAGTAAATCGAGACCAATATTGGACAGCGCTAAGTCAATCTCCAGCTCTGGTGCATGACCACACCATTCACACAGGCGTTGTGCCAGAATCAGCGGGCTATCTGCCAGACGCAGTACGTAGCTAACAAGGATATCGTTAAAACGCGTCTGGCCGGGTGAAGCAACACGAGATGTATTCATGTCTCACCTTTACATATTCTTAATACCATCAGGGATCGTGTAGAAAGTCGGATGACGGTAGATTTTGTCTTCTGAGGGTTCGAAAAAAGCCCCGCGATCTTCTGGTTGTGATGCAACCAGATAAATGGATTTCACCACCCAGATAGAGCAACCTTCATTGCGTCGGGTATAGGCATCACGTGCATTTTCCAGTGCCATTTGATCATCTGCTGCATGGAGGCTGCCGACATGACGGTGAGTCAGCCCCTGCTTGCTGCGGATAAAGACTTCATACAGTGGCCAATCGGTATCGTTCATGTTTTGTCTCCTTTTCCGAATCTGTACTGATCACGTAACGGATGAAACAGCCTGTTTTTTGGCAGCCATTTTTTTGGCATGGACAGAAGCCGCTTCACGTACCCAACCCCCGTTTTCCCATGCACGGCGTTTGGCTTCCAGACGTTCGTGATTGCATATGCCCCGCCCTTTGAGCACTTGGTAGAATTCATCCCAATTGATTTCACCAAAACGGTAATGGCCGGTGGTTTCATCCCAGGTCAACGCCGGATCGGGAGCGGTCATGCCTAATGCTTCCAGTTGGGGGACGGTGTTATCGATAAATTTCTGTCGCAGTTCATCATTACTGAACCGTTTGATTTTCCAGGCTATGCTTTGGGCACTGTTAGGAGAATCACTGTCATTGGGGCCGAACATCATCAGAGTCGGCCACCAGAATCGATTGATGGCATCTTGCAGCATAGTACGCTGAGCTTCGTTACCTTTTGCTAATGTCATAACCGCCTCATATCCCTGCCGCTGGTGGAAACTCTCTTCTTTACAGATTTTGACCATAGCACGGGCATAAGGGCCGTAAGATGCCCGGCACAGGGCGATCTGATTAACAATCGCAGCACCATCCACCAGCCAGCCAATGACGCCGACATCGGCCCAGCTTAAGGTGGGATAGTTGAAGATTGATGAATATTTCATCTTGCCATTCAGCAGCTTCTGGTAGATGTCCTGACGAGAGCAGCCAAGTGTTTCTGCGGCACTGTAGAGATAAAGCCCGTGCCCTGCTTCATCCTGTACTTTTGCTAATAACACCGCTTTACGGCGCAGTGTGGGGGCACGAGTGAGCCAGTTGGCTTCCGGCAACATGCCGATAACTTCCGAGTGTGCGTGTTGACCAATCTGACGTATCAGGTTTTGGCGATAGGTATCGGGCATCCAGTCCTTAGCTTCAATGGAAAGATCTGCCTCTATCTTGGCGTCAAAGTGCGCCTGGAGTTGAACAGTTGTCATATGCGCTCCACATATGATTCTTATTTTTAAGTTTTAAATATAAAAATGAATCATTAAATGCAACTGTAAATCTACAAACCGGTAACAAAAATATCAAACGGTTTGTCTGTATATTTGTCGAGCGCATCACAATATTTACTTTTTATTTTTAAAAAAAGCCGTGATTAATTTTTATTATCAGGGAAATGTAAGGATATTGACATACGTTGCCCCTGAAATGTTCTAATTTTGTTAATTTACCAGATGGTCTTTTTCATGGATTATGTGATACATAAATGTTGTAGATGTAGTTAATGATGATTCATTAATACAATCGGTGGAGAAAAAAATGCAACAGTTAACCAGTTATATATGTGGTGCCTGGGTTTATGGGAAAGGTAATGCCAGAACTATTCACCATGCAGTAAATGGTAAGGCCTTGTATCAGGTATGTTCAGATGGGCTGCCACTGGCTGATAGTCTAAGTTATGCCCGAAAAAAAGGAGGCAAAGCTCTCGCGGCTATGACATTTCAGCAGCGGGCTCAGATGATGAAAGCCGTTGCAAAGCATCTGCTTGCTAACAAAGAAGCCTTATATGTTATTTCAGCAGAAACCGGCGCGACCCGTTCGGATGGCTGGATCGATATTGAAGGAGGCATCGCAACATTATTTTCCTATGCGGGTCTGGCAGGACGTGAGTTACCGGATGATATTCTGTGGCCGGAAGATGAGATGATCCCACTTTCGAAACAGTCCCAGTTTGTCGCTCGTCATGTTCTGACCTCTCGTCCCGGCGTTGCGCTACATATCAATGCGTTTAACTTCCCTTGCTGGGGAATGTTGGAAAAGCTGGCTCCGACCTGGATGGCGGGTATGCCGGCCATCATTAAACCTGCGACAGCGTCAGCACAATTGACACAGGCGATGGTGAAATTGATCCTCGACAGTGGCTTAGTGCCGGAAGGTGCATTGCAACTGATATGCGGTGGAATTGGTGATCTGTTTGATCATCTTGATTATCAGGATGCGGTCACTTTTACCGGTTCAGCCCAGACTGGACAGAAGCTGAGAGCTCATCCACGGCTGATTGAAAAATCCATTTCATTCACGATGGAAGCAGATTCTCTTAATTGCTGCATTCTGGGGGAAGATGTCACGCCGGAAATGCCCGAATTTGGTGTGTTCATTAAGGAAGTTGTCCGTGAGATGACGGTAAAAGCAGGGCAAAAATGTACGGCTATCCGGCGTATTATTGTGCCGGTCAGTCAACTTGAGGTGGTTAGACAAGCGCTGCTTAAACGTCTGTCTGGTGTAGTGGTAGGTGATCCTGCTTTACCGGATGTACGTATGGGGGCATTAATCAACCTTGAACAACGGGGTGAAGTCCAATCGAAGGTTGATGAGTTGTTACACAGTGGCTGTGAATTATTGTGTGGTGGTGCGTTGGATAAGTTAGTGTTGGCAAATAATACCCACAGTGATGGGGCATTCTACCCGCCAACTTTGCTTTATTGTGCAGATCCGATCACCAATCAGGTCGTGCATGAAACGGAAGCCTTTGGACCGGTTTCCACTTTGATGGCTTATCACGACACGCAACAGGCGATTGCTCTGGCCTTGATGGGGCAGGGAAGTCTGGTGGGTTCATTGGTCACGGCAGATGAGCAAATTGCGATGCAGGTTATCCGGGCAACAGCTTGTGCTCATGGCCGTATGTTGATTCTGGATGAGGCGGCATCTGCGGAGTCCACAGGGCACGGTTCTCCGCTACCTATGCTGGTACATGGTGGGCCGGGACGTGCTGGTGGTGGCGAAGAGCTGGGTGGATTGCGTGCGGTAAAACACTATATGCAGCGCACTGCAATTCAGGCCAGCCCAAGTATGCTGGCGGCAATTGGTCGTGAGTGGGTGCGCGGTGCGAAAGTGAAGGAAGATCCTGTTCATCCGTTCCGTAAGTATTTTGAACAAATTGAGATTGGGGAGAGTTTGCTGACTGCTCGCCGGACGGTAACGGAAGCAGATATCGTTAATTTCGCCTGTCTGAGCGGTGATCATTTTTATGCTCATATGGATAAAATTGGTGCGGCTGAATCCCTGTTTGGTGAGCGAGTAGCGCATGGTTACTTTGTTGTATCGGCTGCTGCCGGGCTGTTCGTTGATGCACCGGTCGGGCCGGTATTGGCGAACTACGGTATGGAAAACCTGCGGTTTATTGAGCCGGTGAAGATTGGCGATACGATTCAGGTTCGGTTGACCTGCAAGAAGAAGATCAAGAAAGTTCAGAAGACCCCGGATGACAAGCCACAAGGTGTTGTCATTTGGGATGTACAGGTTTTGAATCAGGAGCAGCAGCCTGTCGCCCTTTACAGCATCCTCACACTGGTGGAACGGCAACAGAGGGATTATGTTTAACCCGTAACCCGTAACTCGTTAATATGCTCTGAATAAGAGAGATAAAGTGCCTGGGGAACGATATTAATAAAACAAAGTGTTGAATTCCTCAGGCCAGTTTTTACATTCTGAATTCGGGTTGGTCATTATTGTCGGAGAGCGAAAGTTGCAGCTTTTTGAATTTTCGACATGTATCAATGTAACCATCTGGCAGAGAATCGTAGTTATTACGTAATGGTAAAATATTTCGGGTATAAGCAGGAATATTGGCAACTTCAATCTTAATGCGTTGTTTAGGTAAATCTTTTCTATCGGGGGAAGTAATCACAGCAATCTGCCACTTGCTGATTTTAAGTTCAGAATATTCAGGCTGCTGTTTCAGTGTTTCTGGTTCTTTTACTGTTACTTCTAAGCCATATCGTGTTCCAATGTAATCTTCAATACACTGCTTCATATCTGTTAATTGGTTGGATGAGAAATTGTTTCCGCCAGCGAAGTCTAAGTCCTCACTAAAACGGTTGCCCCCGTAACATAGGCGTAAAGACGTTCCTCCCTGAAAAACAAGGTCATCAAGTAACCCACTTTGCTCAAGACAAAATAGGATCATAATGGAGAAGTTCTTTTTCAATAACGGGTCGCATATGTGTCATTTGGCCATTTTGCAAAATGCGGTCGACCAGTTGTGAGAAATCTGCACGATTAATCTTCATAGATTATCCCCTCTCAACTAAATGCGTATTCCTACCCACTCGTTTTAGGTCACGGTAGGCGGCTTGTTTTGCTACGTAGATGCCTTTATAAGCACGTGATAATACACCATGCTTGACGAGACGATGCAGGCCGGCTTCAAAGGCACGTTTGCTGTCCTCTGAAAAAATTTTGGCAAGATCTTTAGTGGTGAAGACATAGCGGCCTCCTGAATTCTATGGGAAGATTGAATGAGGATCTATTCATACAAGCAAGATTCTTTTATGTGAATCTTCCTCTTCTATTAAGAATTCTTGTTCTTAACACCTGAGTTTTTTTGTTTTTAATCGCTTTGTCCCGTTGCGCTTTGACTACCTCATTTATGTTTATAGTAACCTGGGTCATTTGCAGATTTTTTTCCATGAAATTTTGATTTTCAAAAGCCCGATTTTCAGAGAAAGTAATCGGATAGTAATTATTCCCGGCATTAAGATAAGTTGAGCCAGATGGATGATGATAGGCGTGAATATTATGTAATGTAGCTGGATGGTAATCGTGGACACTTTCTGCAACATAATCGGTGATGAATCTGAGGCCGCTAATAGGAGAGGTGGAACGATTTATTTCAGTGTCTAACCATTCTAAGGCCAGCTTACTGGCTTTCCTTAAGAATGCGGTCACGAAACTTTGTACAATATAGACATTTTCTTGCAAATCTGGGTATATCGTCATACCTGCTTCAAGGTTTATCAGGAAGTTAAACCCTGCATCGTCTCCTTGGGTGATGAATGTGTTAAAGGCGGCATTAATTGCAGGGAAGTGATTATGGGTGAATAGCTGTTCTTCATCGGTATCATAGGATTCATCAAGATCAGTATAATGCGGTACGATGAGGTCAGGGTGTGAGTTAGTGATATTTTTATTGAGAAATCTTGCTCTGTAATCCCCTTTTATTGATGATTTTGCCTGTTTCCTGCTAAGACTTTGGCTGATAGAGAGTCTGTTTTTATTCTGATATAAAAATTGTAACCAATTTTCCAATAATATTTTTGATATGCCTTTTTCTATTAATATATTTTTATGGGGATTCTGAAGTGATTTTTTTATGTTGTCATTGACAAGTAATTTATGAGTGGAACTCATATGTTTTTTGACTTTCAATGTATTTTCAAAAAATTGTTTTATTCCTCTTTCTCTTTCCAATCCTAAAGTTGTTGTTAATGAGTTAATAGAAACATAAATATTTTCATTATTAATGTTCTCTCGTCCTGGAGTGACTGATTCATTAATGTATTTGCGTATTTCATTGCACATTCCATATAAAAATATAATATTTTTAGGCATGACGACGCCTCCGATATTTAATTAGGAAATATAATACAAATCACTGAGGGGGAATTATTTGTTGCTTTTTCTATTTAAAGATATTTCCCGGATATATTCAACCGACAGCTTGCCTGCAAGATACGAATAATTGTTTCGGCTCCGCTGCGATTAGGGTTGATACGGATCATGCGTTTCTCCAGGGTGGGATCCACCTGACGAAATGTGCCGGAAATTCGGTAAAACAGTGGGGGAATTTCAAATTTCGATTCGGCACCGACGGGATAAGGTAATGCACCCAATGTGTGTGCGGTGGCCAGCACTGCATCCGCAATAGGTTCGTAAAATTCCACTAAGACGACTTTTGACTGAGCATTGGCGATAAATGCCCGCTTCACTTGTGGTATTTCACCCAGATTCAGCCTTGTCACCAGAGATTCATTCACTTCAGACTGTACTGCGTGTATGACCGGGGCGAATACCAACCCACGTAATGCTTCCATCGCCTGATAACCCTGAATCTGGCAGCCACCGGAGTACATGCCGTGGCGTAGTTTATCAATCACAGCCTGTTGGCCGACAACCATGCCTACGCCTTGTGGCCCCAGTAATTTGAAGCAAGAAAAGGCAGAAAGTGTTGCGCCGTATTCACAACCAATATGTGGCACTTTCATTGCGGCATAATTGTCATCTACCAATGAGGGAATGTGATATTGATTTAAGGTGGAGATGATATTTTGCAGGGCATAGCAATCATCGATTTTTTGCCGTGTATGCTGGATCAGGCAGGCTGATGGCTGATATTGCTTAATGCTGGTCTTTAGTTGGTTTGTACAGTTGAAATCGGCATATACAACATTAAGACCCATTTGTTCAATTGATGTTTTTGTTGTGGGATAAACGGGTGCATCATGTACCAGTAATGTCTGATGAGGACGAAGCAGTGCCGCCAGCCCGGCACGTAAAGCGCCGGTTCCTGCACCATTGACAAAGGCTGCTGCTTCAGCCCCGAAGTACTCGGCGATTACCGTTTCAATACGCTGAGTCATCCGGGGTTGATGGAGATCCGGGACTAAGCCCAGATCCCCTTGTGAGAGAAAATCAGCTCCGGGAAAGTGACGACAGATAATATCCACCAGTTTAAATTGCTGCTGTTGGGCTTGTGTCATAGTCATACTTTTCAGTGGATAGCTTTGCAATGGCGCTGTTTTCATTCTCTCACTTTATTCCTGTTAATTTATTCCTGCTAAATAGAGCACGTTGGCAAGAATACCTACCGCAATGGTTGCAATCGGGCCGATTGCCATTTCAACCAAAGGACGTTTGGAAGTCCGGTTGAGCAAGTAGATACCTGCTACGATCATAAAGCCCATACCCGGCAGAATGGCGTTGGAAGCAATCATACCACCAACCAACAGGGCGACTTCGAGCATTTTGGTGATCGCGGTACGAATGTGACCACTACAGGCTTTAACTCCGGGGTATTTATCCAGCCAGATTGCAATTTTCGCCAGCAACTGGATCTCAATAAACATAGTGAAACCGCCTGCAATAAAGGCGAGCCAAGGGTTATTGGTTGCCAGACCTGCCACAAAGACGAATTTCATTCCATTTGGACTGTAAACACCAGTGGCTATTGCCGTCGTACCGACCAGCGGAACAAACCCGATAGCACGAGCCAGTGCTACCAGCAGGGCGTTGGTTTGCTCATCTTGTGCCATTAATTGCAGTGATACCGGGCCTTCTGCCAGCAGGCTGAAAGACATGGTAGCCGCACTTGCAGTCAGACCACCACAGAGGATGAGGAGCCATTTGTTTTTCTGAATACGTTCAATACGGGTCGAAAATAGTCCCACTAAGATTTCATTAGCACCTTTTGGTGCTGCTGAGGTTTGGTTTGCTGATGGTGTATTATCTGCAAGATGTGCCGGACGTTCACGCATGGCAAAGTAGAACATTGCGATCATCGACAGCAGCAAAGCAGCCCCATTCGGATCGACACTGACAGGTTTTTCGATTAAGCCACCAAAACTGAGCGGGCCAGCGGCTTTGGTCGCCAGATAACCAATCAGAGCGGTTAACATCACTAACAACCCTTTGCGGTAGCCATATTGGTAGCCGACGACCATCGCAGGGAACAGGGCAAAACAGGCCACAATCGGATCGCCGACTTTTTTCAGGTCGTCAGTGAAATTAACCGGCAGCATGGCAAAGAGTTCCACCACTGAACGCAGCCCTG is part of the Xenorhabdus cabanillasii genome and encodes:
- the paaD gene encoding 1,2-phenylacetyl-CoA epoxidase subunit PaaD, producing the protein MQLIVLQQPEVHQIWQCLHQIADPELPTLSITDLGMVRAVLPFHTEQAGQTGWQVIFTPTYSGCPATEFLVNEIHTTLTQSGFSPVHVDVSLSPAWTTDWMNADARQRLRESGIAPPQGSACEKPADTESIICPRCSSHETEKISEFGSTACKALYRCRQCLEPFDYFKCI
- the paaC gene encoding 1,2-phenylacetyl-CoA epoxidase subunit PaaC, with protein sequence MNTSRVASPGQTRFNDILVSYVLRLADSPLILAQRLCEWCGHAPELEIDLALSNIGLDLLGQARNFLSYAATLYGTNHGTDVDEDKLAFGREEREFRNLLLVEQPNGGFNDTLARQFFIDAYHVLLYQALGQSQDSQLAAISNKSLKEVEYHLRFSRGWMIRLGDGTEQSHEKMQDSVNQLWRFTGELFHCDEVEQQLAEVGIAIDPRTLYEPWQQIVKETFAQATLDIPQEIPYRQGGKQGQHTEHLGYILAEMQFLQRTYPDCNW
- the paaB gene encoding 1,2-phenylacetyl-CoA epoxidase subunit PaaB, translated to MNDTDWPLYEVFIRSKQGLTHRHVGSLHAADDQMALENARDAYTRRNEGCSIWVVKSIYLVASQPEDRGAFFEPSEDKIYRHPTFYTIPDGIKNM
- the paaA gene encoding 1,2-phenylacetyl-CoA epoxidase subunit PaaA; this translates as MTTVQLQAHFDAKIEADLSIEAKDWMPDTYRQNLIRQIGQHAHSEVIGMLPEANWLTRAPTLRRKAVLLAKVQDEAGHGLYLYSAAETLGCSRQDIYQKLLNGKMKYSSIFNYPTLSWADVGVIGWLVDGAAIVNQIALCRASYGPYARAMVKICKEESFHQRQGYEAVMTLAKGNEAQRTMLQDAINRFWWPTLMMFGPNDSDSPNSAQSIAWKIKRFSNDELRQKFIDNTVPQLEALGMTAPDPALTWDETTGHYRFGEINWDEFYQVLKGRGICNHERLEAKRRAWENGGWVREAASVHAKKMAAKKQAVSSVT
- the paaZ gene encoding phenylacetic acid degradation bifunctional protein PaaZ, whose product is MQQLTSYICGAWVYGKGNARTIHHAVNGKALYQVCSDGLPLADSLSYARKKGGKALAAMTFQQRAQMMKAVAKHLLANKEALYVISAETGATRSDGWIDIEGGIATLFSYAGLAGRELPDDILWPEDEMIPLSKQSQFVARHVLTSRPGVALHINAFNFPCWGMLEKLAPTWMAGMPAIIKPATASAQLTQAMVKLILDSGLVPEGALQLICGGIGDLFDHLDYQDAVTFTGSAQTGQKLRAHPRLIEKSISFTMEADSLNCCILGEDVTPEMPEFGVFIKEVVREMTVKAGQKCTAIRRIIVPVSQLEVVRQALLKRLSGVVVGDPALPDVRMGALINLEQRGEVQSKVDELLHSGCELLCGGALDKLVLANNTHSDGAFYPPTLLYCADPITNQVVHETEAFGPVSTLMAYHDTQQAIALALMGQGSLVGSLVTADEQIAMQVIRATACAHGRMLILDEAASAESTGHGSPLPMLVHGGPGRAGGGEELGGLRAVKHYMQRTAIQASPSMLAAIGREWVRGAKVKEDPVHPFRKYFEQIEIGESLLTARRTVTEADIVNFACLSGDHFYAHMDKIGAAESLFGERVAHGYFVVSAAAGLFVDAPVGPVLANYGMENLRFIEPVKIGDTIQVRLTCKKKIKKVQKTPDDKPQGVVIWDVQVLNQEQQPVALYSILTLVERQQRDYV
- a CDS encoding aminotransferase class I/II-fold pyridoxal phosphate-dependent enzyme; its protein translation is MQSYPLKSMTMTQAQQQQFKLVDIICRHFPGADFLSQGDLGLVPDLHQPRMTQRIETVIAEYFGAEAAAFVNGAGTGALRAGLAALLRPHQTLLVHDAPVYPTTKTSIEQMGLNVVYADFNCTNQLKTSIKQYQPSACLIQHTRQKIDDCYALQNIISTLNQYHIPSLVDDNYAAMKVPHIGCEYGATLSAFSCFKLLGPQGVGMVVGQQAVIDKLRHGMYSGGCQIQGYQAMEALRGLVFAPVIHAVQSEVNESLVTRLNLGEIPQVKRAFIANAQSKVVLVEFYEPIADAVLATAHTLGALPYPVGAESKFEIPPLFYRISGTFRQVDPTLEKRMIRINPNRSGAETIIRILQASCRLNISGKYL
- a CDS encoding YhfT family protein; the protein is MQHFHDFLMGLMEVDPFKAGLLAAIGAIAAMMANRGIAVFHDGLRPLLPEYLEGRMSRKALAATSFALSIGLVVGFGIPFSLTAPIVLVHSLLLGTDMIGIWCANSRRGFIASGIIGALYAIALLAGLRSVVELFAMLPVNFTDDLKKVGDPIVACFALFPAMVVGYQYGYRKGLLVMLTALIGYLATKAAGPLSFGGLIEKPVSVDPNGAALLLSMIAMFYFAMRERPAHLADNTPSANQTSAAPKGANEILVGLFSTRIERIQKNKWLLILCGGLTASAATMSFSLLAEGPVSLQLMAQDEQTNALLVALARAIGFVPLVGTTAIATGVYSPNGMKFVFVAGLATNNPWLAFIAGGFTMFIEIQLLAKIAIWLDKYPGVKACSGHIRTAITKMLEVALLVGGMIASNAILPGMGFMIVAGIYLLNRTSKRPLVEMAIGPIATIAVGILANVLYLAGIN